The Juglans microcarpa x Juglans regia isolate MS1-56 chromosome 2S, Jm3101_v1.0, whole genome shotgun sequence genome has a window encoding:
- the LOC121252985 gene encoding RING-H2 finger protein ATL52-like: MGFHLRKMLVPETSLPHHPHIACVMSWCQTRREYLLPPPEPLPPRDHFHYKNRLINASLIITACILGGALLVAIMFIIIRKYNSSRNSSRRRNSPILFDTREDFLDEDHGPVIDHPIWYIHTVGLQQHVIDSITVFKYKKDEGLIDGTECSICLNEFEEDESLRLLPKCSHAFHLPCIDSWLRSHKNCPLCRAPIFSDVTGSQVPATEPNVSVSAGSSGETLVENLENYDGVERTQVGEGGTSEEVGIGDGSFSALAIEDGRGAENSKKSMQSSSSGNRHSRVVSNLDDNQRAVKEEVQPVRRSVSLDPSSAFRIYHAVANIVADQGSSKAQLANLKSSRKKMVAKPESGTSSICKLMKSSSIGRSLQKGPISMKRSFSSSRRFLSSRHCKSASSILPL, from the coding sequence ATGGGGTTTCATCTCAGAAAAATGTTAGTACCAGAAACCAGCTTGCCTCACCATCCTCATATTGCCTGCGTAATGAGTTGGTGTCAGACGCGCCGTGAATATCTTCTTCCGCCACCAGAACCACTGCCTCCTCGCGACCATTTCCATTACAAGAACCGTTTGATTAACGCCAGTCTTATTATCACTGCCTGCATCCTTGGCGGAGCTCTTCTGGTTGCAATTATGTTCATAATCATCCGCAAGTACAACTCATCGAGGAATAGTTCAAGGAGAAGAAATTCTCCAATTCTGTTTGATACCCGAGAAGATTTTCTTGATGAAGATCATGGCCCTGTGATCGATCACCCGATATGGTATATCCACACCGTTGGTCTCCAGCAACACGTCATCGATTCCATCACGGTTTTCAAGTACAAAAAAGATGAGGGGTTGATTGATGGTACGGAATGCTCTATTTGCTTGAATGagtttgaagaagatgagagcCTTAGACTCTTGCCAAAGTGCAGCCACGCCTTTCACCTTCCTTGCATAGATTCCTGGTTGAGATCACACAAGAATTGCCCCTTGTGTCGTGCTCCTATATTTAGCGACGTTACCGGTTCTCAGGTACCTGCAACCGAACCTAACGTGAGTGTTTCGGCGGGTTCGAGTGGAGAAACCCTAGTGGAGAATCTTGAGAATTATGATGGGGTGGAAAGAACCCAAGTTGGAGAAGGTGGAACTAGTGAGGAAGTTGGGATTGGAGATGGAAGTTTTAGTGCTTTGGCAATTGAAGATGGAAGGGGTGCTGAGAATTCAAAGAAAAGTATGCAGAGTTCTAGCTCTGGGAATCGTCATTCTCGAGTTGTAAGCAATTTGGATGACAATCAACGAGCTGTGAAAGAAGAAGTACAGCCAGTGAGGAGATCTGTTTCATTGGATCCATCTTCTGCGTTTAGGATTTATCATGCTGTGGCAAATATAGTTGCTGATCAAGGAAGTTCAAAAGCCCAATTAGCAAACCTAAAAAGTTCTCGCAAAAAGATGGTTGCTAAGCCAGAGAGTGGAACTTCGAGCATATGCAAACTGATGAAAAGTTCTTCAATTGGGCGTTCCCTGCAGAAGGGTCCCATTTCAATGAAAAGGTCTTTTTCCTCTAGCAGAAGGTTCTTGTCTTCCAGACATTGCAAAAGTGCAAGCTCAATCCTTCCTTTATGA